aaaaaaaaatctatcgaataatttattttagaataattgtgtaattttatggagaggtcgaattataacaattatgaaattaaagttattataatataaatattattaaacaaGTTAAGTCCATTCGATGTTCAGATCTAAATTTGAAATATGActtattaaaaaatcaaaattaattgaatAGTATACTTTGACCGTATAAGGTGAAGTAGTCACCTCGATAACTCCTTTAGGATAATCACTATATGTAAAAGAGGTAAATCACATGAGACTTCACCTAGCAATGAAAGCACATGTAAGGATAGATTGAAGCAACCAATCGAGCATTTCGTATCTATTGAGAATCGATCGCAAGTCTATTGATAATAGTACCCTTACATTAACCCATTGTACTACCATGAGACAATCAAATAGTATATTCTTATAGTAAAAAGGTGAGTTGCTAGGGATGGGGAGGAGTTTTTCCTGGAGGTATGCACTCGTCGAAAATTAATCTTTGccctattataataaatttactaCTTTCTAATTAACTGGGTATCCCGTCGGGATAATTAGATAGTATATTTTTAATGAAAGATGATTACACTCACTCTAGATATTTCTCCTAGTCTGTTTCTAAGTTATTGCATCGAGATAAATTACATGATTATTTTATAATTGATCAATAAATGGCTAAAGAATAAGAGAATTTTTTTCCTCGACTCATTGTAGCAAAGCAATCAATCAGTGTATTTGGTGGTAGGAATGACAATGGGTATGATTTAGATAAGATTTTATATTCTTCATACTCATCCCTATTTATTATATCTATACCCATACTTATCCTCATATccatcggatatttaactttcaTACTCATCCTCATACCCGTCAGAGTTTCGGGTATCCATATCCTATGATTCCTATCCATCATCCTATTACTCTCCACcattctcatttaaaaaaaaataataattcaatgTACATGTCCGTCTCGTGCTCCTTCTATCAGGTGAATATTTTTCGtggaaaagaagatgagataCGTGTTGATGACCGGATAAAGAaacaaactaagtctttttttttctaagacaaaaagcagggtaaaattttttattttctaataaaaaaatgagacttatatatatatatatatagcgctGATATCCTGCGCGACGGCACAGTGTGCGAatgtgcgcgtcgcgcaggatTTCAgcgctttttttttctttttaatttctttttaatttttgaattaaaaaaataattaaattattttttaaaattttaatttttagggtTCAGGTTTTGGGTTATAGGATTATAGTAtcgaagttatttttttttttattttacctctagggttcaggctttgggttatagtatcaaagctatttagggttcaggctttgggtaatAGTATCAAAgccatttttttttagattttacatctagggttcaggctttgggttatagtatcaaagcaattttattttttagattttacctttggGTTCAGATTTcccaattagattatagtgtttggttttaaaaaaaaattaaaataaaattaatttaagtatttattgagtattgtaatatattaaggggatatattaatatATTGATAGAATTTTATCAACATCAGTCTCCATACTCATATCTGAAATACTCATACTAGAATACACATTTATTATAATCaagtataaaaaatttctccatatcatctttcattatatatataccaTACTCATATTTAAAATATCCATATCTGAATACATATTTATTATAATCAGATGTAAAAAATTTCTCCATATCATTTTTCATTTGGGTTGGATATCaaattatttatcaaatttaGATGATAACGGGCGGATGAGGTGGGATGGTTTTGATAAtaaaatacaataaaataaaaaggggTGTTATTGTGATGAttccaataaaaaaaaaacaaaggacgTTCTTTTTTTGGATTTTTACCGAAAAAAGGAAAGGAATAAAGGAAAGGATTTGATCATCAGTCATTGTCAAATTGATGGATTCCAAAGGTACATGAACGGGCGGTGGGAGAAAAATTGTTGAAATTATAtacttttttagaaaaaaaaattaaaagggatcattttaaaatatatattataaaatattaaaatgacACACCTTTTTAATTTATCGGATAAAAATTAAATGGACGTTCTTTATTTTTTGTatccttaaaaaaatatttatttttaaaaaatcatcctatttttttcattttaaaagtaattttaattaaattaaaatgattttttgatTAAATTGAAGCAAAATTTAAATAAAGGTATTTTAATATGACGTgccattttaattaaattagagtAATTTCACTAGTGTCTAAGTAGTTAAAATGCATtttataaaataagttaaaaattaGAACTATTGAAATCAGAGTATATAATGATTAATGGATAAATAAGTCTATAGATAtgttgttttatattttttttataaatcaggcaaattataattaaaaaataaaatgattttgaaaatatttattagaGCAAAACTGGTCTAGGTGACCATGCACGAGACAATAAAGTCAAGTCCCCACCCAACCTAAGTCAGGGTCTAAATAGCATCGTTTGGGTCGACCAAACCTATTTGAAAACAATAGGATTATAAACTAGTCAAGTCAAGCTGAAATTTATGTTGTCCAAATTTGTTGATAAGATATTCCTGTTGAATCTAAAATGAATTAATCCATTGAAACAGGTGTTGAAGTTTGATTTGAATAGCTTGAATCAAACTTGTTACCGAgctcttaatttaaatttaattgtttaaatttttttatttgattggtGAGTAAgtttaatattataaatttatttattagtttttatttaattatttactaGTTTAAATTTTATTAGTTCACACCTTAAATTTTGATAATTCATGTGTTTATATCTTGAGCTCAATTAATCCTTACAGTAAACTATCTTCTCCACTAATTCATGTATCGAGAAAtgtgtcccctcggatgggtctagtagtTAGCACATGAAGTATTGTCATaatgaggtctagggttcgaatcttggtaaagtcgaggtaaatactgttaggatctcttcgtacggctagagagggggtgtgaatagccgaccccaatctttcgcgtttcttcctacgattaggttagttgcagcagaaatacaaggaagaaactaagaagaaaaaagcaaacctcaaacgcaaggatgtaacgaggttcggagatgaactcctactcctcggcgtgtccgtgaggtggacgagccctatcaatccgtcggtggatgagcccccggaaaaccggctaatacaatatactccttgtgggtggagaaacctcgccacaaacgtttgcaacagcagactagaatacaaggaatacaagtagaaagacaagaacaatgtataaacactaactcgccttctcgtcgactgcctgtgaagcaacaacttctcggacaacagcagcagctgaccgtcgactggaagctcacatgaagcttactggggagagctcaacaaagctcagatcgcaagcagcagcaagctagaagcaggaagaagtagaagaagaagaatccctgtagaagctctcagcccctttatacctgcgaagaagaaacaacgaagaaactagccgttgcgtcgcaacggctagaaccctgatcggtctgtggaccgatcaggcaacatcctgatcggtctgcagaccaatcagggaagaagcctatgcttctgttctgtccctgatcggtccatggaccgatcaggaaacctcctgatcggtccatggaccgatcaggaaacctcctgatcggtccacagaccgatcagggaacctcctgatcggtctacggaccgatcaggcttctttcTCCGCTGCCACTgttctccttctgatcggtctccagaccgatcagataaccatcagtagcatactgatcggtcaccagaccgatcagatgagccatgtatcattggatcggtctgcagcccgatccaaacttttcagccctaaacctaaggcttccacaccaacatccggtcaaccttgacctgttggtacatcatgcctagtatccggtcactcccttgacctgctagcactccccgctaagtgtccggtcaatccctttgacccacttagacttttcaacaccagaagtccgatcatccctgatccatctggattttcccttgcctggtttcactcaccaggactttccaactgcctaacatcccagttaggactttcccactgcctaacatcccagttaggactttccctgtttcactcaccaggactttccacactgcctaacatcccagttaggactttctcactgcctggcttcactcaccaggactttccaactgcctaacatcccagttaggactttccctcgtgccaagctccctgcttggacttttccagtaccaagtctccatacttggacttttcgcgtgccaagctccctgcttggacttttccagtgccaagtctccatacttggactttttcccgaatcatgtcaaccaggtcaaccttgacctacggttgcaccaacaatctcccaagttcgtattcttgtcaacacatcagaatacaacttttatactctcgtcaaacattgtcaaacatcaaaatacaactcgagtcaggtcacccttgaccaactcgagtcaggtcaaccaagtcaaccttgacctaaggttgcaccaacaaatacctctcttatgtgctagtcactattctaaaggctagtagtcgcccgtgatttacctcctccgtattgaccctgggacggattgacgggggcaCTGAGGACGAGCGTATTTACCTTTTTACCACAATCTATCGAGAAATGTAATGTGTCGTACCTGAGATTTAAATTATACATATTTAGAAGTAATGTTTTTGCCTCTACACTATGCCTGAGGAGCTTTAAAATCTCATTCATTTTTTACCTTCAGCCCAATTAGTCTCGGAGGTAGATGGTCTGACCCCATAGATCGATCATCAAACAAATCTGAAAGCACGAATAGCTCTTCACCCGACAGCTGCGCCTTAATAAGGATTCGAATACAAGACTCAATCCTTAAATACATAGAAAAATGAGAGTATCTTACTGTTACACCATTAATTCGGGAGCTTAAAAATCTCATTTATTAGAGTTCAAATGAAATCCTCACTTTAACGACTAGGTCAGATCGTCTAGACCACTTTTTACGGTCTAAGAGATAATCCCTAAACATACATTGATAAAATACATGATCCCCACTTATAAAATAGACTAGGATCATTCATCCTCACCAATACATGTTTAGAGACCATCCCCTAAATCCCAAAAAACGATCCAAAAGATCCGAACTCCTTAACAACCCCTTAAATAAAGCCCCACCCTCTTTGAaaggaataaataaaaaaaaaacattttatctTAACTCAACGGTCTTTTGTGCGTCGAGGTCAGGCAAAAAATTAATCATatatattaatttaataaatcattGAATTAAAGTTATATATATTGATCCAGCATAAACAAACTCTAACCCAACCAAATTCCAAATTTACTCACGAACAATTACTTCATTTACAGCTCTAGAGAACAATAAATCAATTGACATACAATTTCACGAGGCTGATGAAGAAGAGCCAAAATTCCTAGTGTTCCTATAAAAAATAATGATAGAGCCAAAATCCAGAGTGTTACTTTAAAAACATAATGATACCATCTGATAGAACATGATCTCCTCATGATCACTAAACCTTATCCCAGCAGAATTTGGCTAGACATCCATTCTCCTGACTCAATATGAAAAACCTTGCAATGTAAATATGctacattaataaaaaaaatgattctcTCTTCCATTATGACAAAACTACACAGAATCATAGTGGAAGTCACAAACAACAAATATCATATCTTGCTGTTGCTCCAGATGTTTAAGTTTGAGCACTCCTAAAATGAAGAAACTTGAGACCAGTGATCCATGTCAGACGAGCTTCTGCATCATATTCATTCCTGTGTTATTTGCTATTGTTTGAACTGTGATCTGGCTCTGAGATTTCCCTGCCTAGGTTGAGCCAAGGCTGGCTAGATTCTGGCTTCGACTCTTTCATAGGCGAAGAAGAATTACCTTGATACGGTGCCTTGGAATGGATTCTGAAAAATTTAAGCAAAGAGTGCTATTTAGTTTCGTCATGTGCTAACACCAATCCATAGTCTCAAGATCCATAAGGAAGAAAGTTATTATTACAAACCTGTCTTTCCTCTTCTCGAGGAACCGATGCAGCGAATGCCTTCTTGCTATAGGCATATCTGCAATCCATAAAGGTTGAAGGTCCGATAAGCAAATTGTTCAAGAACTCGTATAGTCGTATCGCATCAAATGACAATTACTACTTCATATCACTTGTGAACCGAAATCATTTTCCATAATTTGAAAGCTTAAACTATTGAATTGTGTGATTTGAATTAATTACCGGAGGAATTCGGCTTTGGGAAGCTATGAGGTGGCGGTGCGGTGGCTGTCGACAGGTTGGGTTCAGGTCTGGAAGTGCACTCAGCTCCAGCACTTACAACACACTCTTTGCTTGTCATCTGCATCAGATCCCTGGCTTTGTCGGCGGGGTAATTGTTGAAAACAAGAACCTTTCCAGCATAAAAGATCGTTAGCTGGCCCATCTCCCTCTGCCTGAAATGTTCATATCAAAGCATCTGGTTAGATTAGCACTGTGCGTGAGAAAAACATGCATGCTAGTTTTTATCATTTCTTGGTAAAATTTGCCTCTTACTTGGCTTCTAGGGCTTTGACACGCTCTTTTTCTGTTGATTCTTGGGGGAAAAGATCAATGGATTTCTGAGAGGTTTTGTCTTGATTGATCTGTGTTTGGAGCTCTCCTGACACATCTACCCCTGGAAACAAGCTCATGGTTGCGGGTGCCCTAGATTTACCTGATAACAAGTACAAGAAATCAATTGAGGAAGCTATGGACCACTGTCCAGCCTCTGAACCTGAAGAGCGAGCAAATTAGGAAAAAAAACTGACAGAGAATTATTTGGACAAAATCAACGGCCCAAAGTCGAATTTTTTGCAGGGTAGATCTATAAAAGGGGAGAAAAAAACAGTAACCCATTGAGAAGCTCGTATAAATatacacttttttttttaactcagaTAAACTCGCGTGAATAAGTGGTTTCTTGACAAGAATAGATGCAACTCAATTTCATAAGCTCGCGTACCAAGAAGGAAACAAGAAGCTCATTTTGGTAGGCTCGTGTGAATTAATTGTTTGGAAGAATTAAAGTAGAAAGTCCGATGAGCAGTAAGATTTGCGATTTGATTGTCCAAAGTCGAAACTTTGAAGATAAAACTGCGCGATCAATCACACCGACAAATGACTTTACGTTCTAGCGAAAGATTCCGAACTTCCCCAATtgaaaaggcaaaaaaaaaaaataccaaatcTGCGACAAAAATCTCACCTTGGGTTCGTTGATCAAGAGGAGCAAGGCCTCCCAAGCTGCCATTCTCCTTCAAGTACTGGCTCAATAACCTCCACGTCCTGGAGAAGCTGGACTCATCTTTGCTTCCCAACTTCTCGTCCACCATCTCACTCAATTCCTCtcctcccctcccctcccctccctGAATCGGAGCTTGGCTCTCTCGCCTTCTCTGTTCTCGATCTCGTTTGGCTGAACTCGATGCCTAATTGCCGCTGCTTTCTGCTTGCTCGATCTCTTCAAAAGCTCCTAGCTAGGGTTTTGTTTTGTAGCTGCGATGAACTGGATCGGGTTGGCAATTTGGCCTTGGGACAGCGAGGTGGTGGGTGAAAGAATCACGTGCTTTATTTGCAGTAGTGGAGAAAAAGAGGGATACTTAATTGATACAAATGGAAACGTGGCCGTTGCTTTTGCCGATCAAACTGttgaataaattaataaataaataaataaataaaaggatgTGATTTCGTTTTTTCCGCATTAAAATTtcgaaataaataaaagaatgtctcattttgtttttattttattttaaaaatattctttttcaaTTGGAGTCTAGCTTTCAAtcaacaaatatttttaaatatcaaattattatatattataagagttatatatatatatatatatattgtatggataatataatacatgaatatatataatataatatataaatacgTATAAATTAGTACTCCAGACCCATAAATTACATTTGGTAAGGATGTGTCAGGTTTATGTAGTAGTACAATGCAAGGATGACTCTTccacataaaaaattaatttaatttttttatatcagatattaaaccgATACtatacttgatcttagccaaaagacCGAGAAAGACATGCTTTCTAATATCGCTGGCCCAAAGTATTTATAGAAGCATCTCTACTCGCGGTGTTACCAATCCCAAGATGTAGGACTAAAATGAACATGGTAGTACATAttgtttatataaaaataatccgaaaaaattattaataagccTTAAAATTATGTTTTgtgtgaaaagaaaaaaagaacatTATGTAAGTACCTcgggttttgatgtgatcaaccaagtcaagctgCACTCTGCGTATTTGATAACTTGCATCTGAGTGTGTGGGGATTGTGAAACGCAAGAAGTCGAACGGGAGACtcggtggacaagaaggatgTCACGGGAATCGAGTCGACGAGCTCAGTACATCCGAGTGATGAGaagctgtagaagagtacaccaaTGGAGTGAGAAAGTCGCGCACGACACTTTTGAGGGActagaagccggagtggaagactgctcgaagagaaggccaGAGTTAGTTCGGgtaagctcaactctagatggcTGGAGGATCACCCGAGCGTCAGTAGAAGAAGTCAAACGAGTCAGTATGAAGCTGACTCGTCCAAGTGCCTGTACCAAGTCTAGGCGTTAGGACTGCCTTGGCACCATCCAAGCGCCCTTTCAGGGCGTTGTAGTGTAGCTCACTTTTGGGTCCACGTCAGCAACAATACAGGCGCCCGTAAGGGGATAAGATTTTATCCCCGCGTCGTTACGTAGTCATTGCATAGTGGATAAACTGCTACACTGGAGGCACTCGGATCCCCATCTAGATGCCTAAAGATGTCATATCATCAAAACAACTATTTCaaccagtggactataaatatagccctgattcTCTTAGTTAAACACAACACTTTCTGTACTTTCATTTCCATACTTTGTACTTTCTTTTCTGTTCTTCAACATATGtatgaggcttcttcgcctttgaGGACTCACTCGTAGAATGAGACCGTAGTGAGCTTTTATTATCTTGGAGTAGCAATCttttgattgtaaaccaagtaaacttGGTTGTCTtatactttctttttatttcgtTCTAATTTAATTAAGTGTTTGTTTAACTCAAGTCGAAAGATCAAgaagggtatttttgtaatttcaAGAAAATTCATCCCCTCTTATTGGCCGCACGAGACTAACAAGTGATATTAGAGTCAGAACGCTTCAGAGGGACTAACCGTTGTCTAAAGCACAAGAAATGACCGAAGCTagcattcatccaccaaagttcgagagAAACTTTGCAAtatagaagaaaaagatggaggtattttttaaaacgtaTTTTGAAATATtgttaattattaaatatgattttgtagaacCCAGAGACCAACATGGAGAGGTGAAGGAAGGACAACTATGGAACAAGAAAGAACAGAGCGACTTCATGGCAAACAAaaaggcagaattccatctgctcagtgttctgccatctcaagaggtcaaccacatcggaagctacacctcagccaaagaactctaagagaaattcctagagctctaTGAAGGCACCTCGAAAGCAAAACTAGAGAGAAGGTGTTGGGGTTCaattaaagtcccacattggaaatatTTGATaaagattatgagtttaaaaggatgtaggatatctctattagcatgagaccttttggggagagcccaagagcaaagccatgagggcctaggtccaaagtgaacaatatcatgtcattgtggagatatgcaAACATCCTTCGGTCCCAAAAAAATAGTATCAGAGCCATGATCCAGACTAGATGTCATGTgaggtggccttgaacgaagttgagggtggacCCAGGGTAAGTCAGGTTGAAGGATGCTCGTAGGGAGGCCTagagtaggtcaggatgaccggatgcttgtgGGAAAGGCCCCAAAGCAGGctagggtgaccggatactcacggggaggcccggagcaggtcaaggtgatcagatacttgcggggaggcgagtaggtcagggtgaccagatactcGCAATGAGCCCCGAAGCAAGTCAAGGTGACCGAATACTCGCGGGGAGGCCTGAAGTAGGTCAAGATGACCATGTGTGGATGCTTGCGGGGAAGCccaaagcaggtcagggtgaccagatgctcgcggaGAGGCCCGgactatgagagtaattgtggacCTTCGTTTGAGGGAAGGATTGTTGGGGtttaatcaaagtcccacattgaaaagatttggtaaagatcatggatttaaaaggatgtaggatgtCTCCATTgggatgaggccttttggggagagcccaagagcaaagtcataagGGCAtaagctcaaagtggacaatatcatacaattgtggagatatgtggacatcctcaGAAATCAACTAAAAAACTTCGGATGAATAAGGAAGAGAAGGTGGCCCAACTTCAAGAAAAAATCAAAGAACTAACACCCAACTCAACAACCTCAGAGAAGCGGTAACGAATCGGGACGCGAATCAGTACGCGCTCTACGCCTTTCCGAGAACAATGGAgtggtcaaccttagtagatgcatactacatctctaaggacttggaggtaagtaccttagaaaaacttttttcaactttcgaattacatgaatctagatgtgaaGGAGTGACAAAAGAAATGGAGATAAACCATAACCTGACACTGAGAACcaacaagaaggatgaacccgagtcagactcatcCCTTGACGAAGCTCAAGTAGCATATATGTAAgaaagttcttttttttttaatctaacaagtttaatgaGATGCagaccaagaaaaatccaaggagCAAACGAATGGTTCGATGTTATAATTGTCAAAAAGAAGGGCACACATAACTGTCCAGAGCTCAAAAAGAAGAAAGACAAAGGATCAAGGtgatccaagcacaagaatctcaaggatACTTAGGATGAAAGCTCCTCATCAGAATCTGATATAGAAGCTTACACTGGACTGCCATTGATGGTGAGTCACAAAGAATCAAGTAACTCAGAAACAAGCATCAATGAAGAGGGAGCTACATCAGAAGACAACAGCGATGAAAGGGGAGAATCGAGCTTTAGATCTGATATAGTAAATGAGGTATGTCTTCTACCTCCTGATCAATTGTATTCAGGCATAAAATCTATGTCTAAGTCTCTATGCAACCTTAAAACAAAAAATGAACAATTGAAAAAGGAAAACCTAAATATAAGAGTAGTTTTAGCTAAAGCATGCACACTAGAAGAATTCGACaaactaaaaattgaaaatgttAAGTTAAAAGAGAAATTAGAACAATTGAAAAAGGGTGATCCATGttcacatgttcaaaattttagaaattttcaaggaCTAAATTAGTATTTCAGATATCACAAGGGTCAAAAGTATCAAAAAATGCATTCCCAAAAAATATCTTGTTAATCTAGTAGGTAGGAACTTATACTGGATTCCTAAATCATGTTTAAAGtagattttctttaatttaattgatttgctAAATTAGAATGACTTTACttagaataatatttttttatcttgcAAACTTTCTATTATAATTTTTTGTTCAAATTTCTTATAGTGATAAGACAATAAATCCTCTATTACAATAaaacttttctaaatttttttgaccgttaataaattttctatgattttttaccaaaatattaattttgaatattaaaacttctcaaatattcaatttttaaaattttaatttttatgcataTATACATTCTGTTTtacatacttagaaaaatttacaagatTTTTTagctcaaaatctattttttgtatttttttagaaatacatctttttaaataaaataattaatttttgccAATATTAATCTTATTTTTTCGTGAAAAATTTATGACAACACTGGATAGTTGTGTTTAACAAtgacaaaatttttcaaaagattaaaaataattttgaaattatttttttgcaaaacgagtttttcattttttataaattcaaattattgaacaaTAGTTcccataatttttcttaaaattgaccaCTATTTCAATAACCCATAgaattttttatagattttttgatgattacccctatttttaatgtgatcaaaggtggagacataggattaagtctagaggaaagaataattttttaaaattgtaaattaattgcacttaattgcatatttatttattttactattttgtcttagccctaacttaacttgggttgatccatATCAAATAGAGAGATATTGTAAGTATCCtagat
This window of the Zingiber officinale cultivar Zhangliang chromosome 3B, Zo_v1.1, whole genome shotgun sequence genome carries:
- the LOC122056305 gene encoding protein TIFY 10a-like, which codes for MVDEKLGSKDESSFSRTWRLLSQYLKENGSLGGLAPLDQRTQGKSRAPATMSLFPGVDVSGELQTQINQDKTSQKSIDLFPQESTEKERVKALEAKQREMGQLTIFYAGKVLVFNNYPADKARDLMQMTSKECVVSAGAECTSRPEPNLSTATAPPPHSFPKPNSSDMPIARRHSLHRFLEKRKDRIHSKAPYQGNSSSPMKESKPESSQPWLNLGREISEPDHSSNNSK